From one Aedes albopictus strain Foshan unplaced genomic scaffold, AalbF5 HiC_scaffold_91, whole genome shotgun sequence genomic stretch:
- the LOC109431070 gene encoding protein shifted isoform X1, with the protein MAKRDLIQNVIKYSLILMATIVSHVCPRQDHYYSYQEPDDDLSLWINEQQVKIFSGVAMKIYAIDNGRVLPHIRDPMFSQNLPIIPSEVSCVNFTWKSGSKKYHYNFDRLVSEDETILKPPTISIKTSGRVPKNAKEFSVTLPCSGNVSGIAVFSIGLLIQSRKGKPVPGTPLRTKLRKECAHRGVYDRTSSLASSQGPDPECDKKCANKGVCNEDKICICPEGYMGQYCQTALCYPQCMNGGNCTAPGNCSCPPGYQGRHCEGGICAEKCLNGGKCIQKDKCECTKGYYGLRCEFSKCVIPCLHDGKCKGVNKCRCKPGLSGDHCQIGRRQRSTCKRPCKHGTCKPDHTCTCDDGWFGKLCNRREKKKRNGSKLPKR; encoded by the exons ATGGCGAAACGTGACTTGATTCAGAATGTGATCAAGTACAGTTTGATTTTGATGGCGACGATCGTGAGCCATGTGTGTCCACGGCAGGACCATTACTACAGCTACCAGGAACCCGATGACGATCTATCGCTCTGGATCAACGAGCAGCAAGTCAAGATATTCAGCGGAGTGGCGATGAAGATCTACGCCATTGACAATGGGCGAGTGCTGCCACACATTCGGGACCCTATGTTCAGCCAGAATCTACCGATCATTCCGTCGGAAGTGAGCTGTGTCAACTTTACCTGGAAATCTGGATCGAAAAAGTATCACTACAACTTCGATCGGCTTGTCTCCGAAGACGAAACCATCCTGAAACCCCCAACCATCTCGATCAAAACCAGCGGTCGTGTTCCAAAGAATGCAAAGG AGTTCAGTGTGACACTGCCCTGCTCTGGTAATGTGTCAGGCATTGCGGTGTTCAGCATTGGACTCCTAATACAAAGCCGCAAGGGCAAACCGGTGCCCGGCACGCCACTTCGCACTAAACTCCGTAAGGAATGTGCACATAGAGGTGTGTATGATAGAACTTCTTCCCTAGCATCTTCGCAAG gacCCGATCCCGAGTGTGACAAAAAGTGCGCCAACAAGGGCGTCTGCAACGAGGATAAGATCTGCATCTGTCCGGAGGGTTACATGGGCCAGTACTGTCAGACGGCCCTGTGCTATCCGCAGTGCATGAACGGAGGTAACTGTACCGCTCCGGGCAACTGTTCCTGCCCACCGGGTTACCAAGGAAGGCACTGCGAGGGTG gaatctgtGCGGAGAAGTGTCTGAACGGTGGAAAGTGTATCCAGAAAGACAAATGCGAATGTACAAAGGGGTATTACGGACTGCGCTGCGAATTCT CAAAGTGCGTCATCCCCTGTCTGCACGATGGCAAATGCAAAGGAGTGAACAAGTGCCGCTGCAAGCCGGGATTGAGCGGAGACCACTGCCAGATTGGACGTCGCCAGCGGTCCACCTGCAAGAGACCCTGCAAGCATGGGACCTGCAAACCCGATCACACCTGCACCTGCGACGACGGATGGTTCGGAAAGCTGTGCAACAGAC GGGAGAAGAAGAAACGAAATGGTTCGAAACTACCCAAACGGTAA
- the LOC109431070 gene encoding protein shifted isoform X2 — protein MAKRDLIQNVIKYSLILMATIVSHVCPRQDHYYSYQEPDDDLSLWINEQQVKIFSGVAMKIYAIDNGRVLPHIRDPMFSQNLPIIPSEVSCVNFTWKSGSKKYHYNFDRLVSEDETILKPPTISIKTSGRVPKNAKEFSVTLPCSGNVSGIAVFSIGLLIQSRKGKPVPGTPLRTKLRKECAHRGPDPECDKKCANKGVCNEDKICICPEGYMGQYCQTALCYPQCMNGGNCTAPGNCSCPPGYQGRHCEGGICAEKCLNGGKCIQKDKCECTKGYYGLRCEFSKCVIPCLHDGKCKGVNKCRCKPGLSGDHCQIGRRQRSTCKRPCKHGTCKPDHTCTCDDGWFGKLCNRREKKKRNGSKLPKR, from the exons ATGGCGAAACGTGACTTGATTCAGAATGTGATCAAGTACAGTTTGATTTTGATGGCGACGATCGTGAGCCATGTGTGTCCACGGCAGGACCATTACTACAGCTACCAGGAACCCGATGACGATCTATCGCTCTGGATCAACGAGCAGCAAGTCAAGATATTCAGCGGAGTGGCGATGAAGATCTACGCCATTGACAATGGGCGAGTGCTGCCACACATTCGGGACCCTATGTTCAGCCAGAATCTACCGATCATTCCGTCGGAAGTGAGCTGTGTCAACTTTACCTGGAAATCTGGATCGAAAAAGTATCACTACAACTTCGATCGGCTTGTCTCCGAAGACGAAACCATCCTGAAACCCCCAACCATCTCGATCAAAACCAGCGGTCGTGTTCCAAAGAATGCAAAGG AGTTCAGTGTGACACTGCCCTGCTCTGGTAATGTGTCAGGCATTGCGGTGTTCAGCATTGGACTCCTAATACAAAGCCGCAAGGGCAAACCGGTGCCCGGCACGCCACTTCGCACTAAACTCCGTAAGGAATGTGCACATAGAG gacCCGATCCCGAGTGTGACAAAAAGTGCGCCAACAAGGGCGTCTGCAACGAGGATAAGATCTGCATCTGTCCGGAGGGTTACATGGGCCAGTACTGTCAGACGGCCCTGTGCTATCCGCAGTGCATGAACGGAGGTAACTGTACCGCTCCGGGCAACTGTTCCTGCCCACCGGGTTACCAAGGAAGGCACTGCGAGGGTG gaatctgtGCGGAGAAGTGTCTGAACGGTGGAAAGTGTATCCAGAAAGACAAATGCGAATGTACAAAGGGGTATTACGGACTGCGCTGCGAATTCT CAAAGTGCGTCATCCCCTGTCTGCACGATGGCAAATGCAAAGGAGTGAACAAGTGCCGCTGCAAGCCGGGATTGAGCGGAGACCACTGCCAGATTGGACGTCGCCAGCGGTCCACCTGCAAGAGACCCTGCAAGCATGGGACCTGCAAACCCGATCACACCTGCACCTGCGACGACGGATGGTTCGGAAAGCTGTGCAACAGAC GGGAGAAGAAGAAACGAAATGGTTCGAAACTACCCAAACGGTAA
- the LOC109431071 gene encoding 5-demethoxyubiquinone hydroxylase, mitochondrial, translating to MQRVISRSLHLSACSRSSQRYSETIDRIIRVDHAGELGANQIYKGQLAVLGNTKAGKTIEHMWEQEKVHKAEFDRLMNKYRARPTALLPLWNIAGFALGAGSALLGEKAAMACTVAVESVIVEHYNDQLRELMENPDFKDHELLATIRRFRDEEQEHHDIGMSEGAEQAPFYKALTDVIKFGCRTAIKIAERV from the exons ATGCAACGAGTTATTTCGCGAAGTCTGCACCTCAGCGCCTGCAGCAGGAGCTCGCAGCGGTACTCCGAAACGATTGACCGCATCATCCGGGTTGACCATGCCGGCGAGCTGGGCGCCAATCAGATCTACAAGGGTCAGCTGGCCGTCCTGG GCAACACCAAGGCAGGAAAAACGATCGAGCACATGTGGGAACAGGAAAAAGTTCACAAGGCAGAGTTTGATCGGCTAATGAACAAATACCGTGCCCGACCGACGGCTTTGCTGCCCCTATGGAACATTGCCGGGTTTGCCCTGGGGGCCGGAAGTGCCCTGCTCGGCGAAAAAGCGGCCATGGCATGTACGGTGGCCGTCGAGTCGGTGATCGTCGAGCACTACAACGATCAGCTGCGTGAACTGATGGAAAATCCGGACTTCAAGGATCACGAACTGCTGGCTACGATCCGGCGTTTTCGGGACGAGGAACAGGAACACCACGACATTGGCATGAGCGAGGGGGCCGAACAGGCTCCGTTCTACAAGGCGTTGACCGATGTGATCAAGTTCGGATGTCGGACGGCGATAAAAATAGCCGAACGGGTGTGA